One Candidatus Binatia bacterium DNA window includes the following coding sequences:
- a CDS encoding acetyl-CoA acetyltransferase encodes MAELRDAFLVGYVRTPFGKADPVKGVFRRVRSDDLAAAVLSEALRRTGISANDVDGVILGAVEMMGEQAHPGTTIPFLCDFPEHVVGLSVERACTTAMMAVHIAALYIQCGMGDVYLAGGLDSMTHFRIPVMKDGMDMEEVVRQAGTMLSAMNPNPRMAAKINLIDLNGGQGAERLCERLGIGREEMDEWALRSHRRAVEAQRSGRLREEIVPVEGLDPEGKTVLVEHDQCPRPDTTLEKIRSLPPVYRPDGKITAATASAQADGAAVCVLVSGEKARRLGVRPWARIHTMATGACHPTDLIYSAIPATRRALERSGLGLGDMGVIEINEAFACAPIALMKEFGLKEKDAEKINPNGGACAIGHPVGASGARLVGTCAIEMRRRGYRYGLATICGGMGQGAATILENCD; translated from the coding sequence ATGGCGGAGCTCCGTGACGCGTTTCTCGTAGGTTACGTTCGGACACCCTTCGGCAAGGCCGATCCCGTGAAGGGAGTCTTCCGTCGAGTCCGCTCGGACGACCTGGCCGCTGCCGTGCTTTCCGAGGCGCTCCGGCGGACCGGGATCTCGGCGAACGACGTGGACGGGGTGATCCTGGGAGCGGTCGAAATGATGGGCGAGCAGGCCCATCCCGGAACGACGATCCCGTTTCTTTGCGACTTTCCGGAACACGTCGTGGGCCTGAGCGTGGAACGGGCGTGCACGACGGCCATGATGGCCGTTCACATCGCGGCTCTTTACATCCAGTGCGGCATGGGGGACGTGTACCTCGCCGGAGGGCTCGACAGTATGACGCACTTCCGGATCCCCGTCATGAAGGACGGGATGGACATGGAGGAGGTCGTCCGCCAGGCGGGGACCATGCTTTCGGCCATGAACCCCAATCCGAGGATGGCCGCCAAGATCAATCTCATCGACCTGAACGGAGGTCAGGGAGCCGAGCGGCTCTGCGAGCGACTCGGAATCGGTCGGGAAGAAATGGACGAGTGGGCTCTCCGGAGCCATCGCAGAGCCGTCGAAGCTCAGAGAAGCGGAAGGCTCCGGGAAGAGATCGTCCCCGTGGAAGGACTCGACCCCGAGGGAAAGACCGTTCTCGTCGAACACGACCAGTGCCCGCGTCCGGACACGACCCTCGAAAAGATCCGCTCCCTGCCCCCGGTGTACCGCCCGGACGGCAAAATCACCGCCGCCACGGCCTCGGCACAGGCCGACGGCGCTGCCGTGTGCGTGCTCGTGTCCGGCGAGAAAGCACGCCGACTCGGAGTTCGACCGTGGGCCCGGATTCACACGATGGCGACCGGGGCCTGCCATCCCACGGACCTGATCTACTCGGCGATCCCGGCCACGCGCCGGGCGCTCGAAAGGTCGGGGCTCGGGCTCGGCGACATGGGCGTCATCGAGATCAACGAGGCGTTCGCGTGCGCACCGATCGCGCTCATGAAAGAGTTCGGGCTGAAAGAAAAGGACGCCGAGAAGATCAATCCGAACGGGGGTGCCTGCGCGATCGGTCACCCCGTGGGAGCTTCGGGCGCCCGGCTCGTCGGTACGTGCGCGATCGAGATGCGTCGCCGCGGATACCGGTACGGCCTCGCCACGATCTGCGGCGGCATGGGGCAGGGAGCCGCCACGATTCTCGAGAACTGCGACTGA
- the fabI gene encoding enoyl-[acyl-carrier-protein] reductase [NADH], whose translation MGLLDGKRAAVFGVANEHSLAWAIARSFHEEGARVALSHAGTPFEKRVRPLAERIGSELVFPCDVREDGAIVEAANRVGEAWGRLDILVHSIAFAERSDLQGRFVDTGREGFRTALEVSVYSLVALARAFEGLMGPGAILTLTYIGSRRVVPNYNVMGVAKAALEASVRYLAHDLGRSGIRVNAISAGPVRTLSAAGVRGFRDMLRHHAEVAPLRRNVSAEEVARGALYLCSDLASGVTGEVLYVDAGYHVLAR comes from the coding sequence GTGGGATTGCTCGACGGAAAGCGGGCCGCCGTGTTCGGGGTGGCCAACGAGCACAGTCTCGCATGGGCCATCGCCCGCAGTTTCCACGAGGAAGGGGCCCGGGTAGCCCTCTCCCACGCGGGTACGCCTTTCGAGAAGCGCGTTCGCCCTCTGGCCGAACGGATCGGCAGCGAGCTCGTGTTTCCCTGCGACGTCCGGGAGGACGGGGCGATCGTCGAGGCGGCGAACAGGGTGGGCGAGGCGTGGGGACGCCTGGACATCCTGGTCCACTCGATCGCGTTCGCGGAAAGATCCGACCTGCAGGGGCGATTCGTGGACACGGGCCGGGAAGGTTTCCGGACGGCCCTCGAGGTGAGCGTCTACTCCCTGGTCGCTCTCGCCCGGGCTTTCGAAGGCCTCATGGGGCCCGGTGCCATCCTCACGCTCACCTACATCGGATCGCGGCGCGTCGTGCCGAACTACAACGTCATGGGAGTGGCCAAGGCGGCACTCGAGGCGAGCGTCCGGTACCTCGCCCACGATCTCGGCCGCTCGGGCATCCGGGTGAACGCCATTTCGGCGGGACCCGTCCGAACCCTCTCGGCCGCCGGGGTACGCGGGTTCCGCGACATGCTTCGCCACCACGCGGAAGTCGCGCCGCTTCGTCGCAACGTTTCCGCCGAGGAAGTCGCGCGAGGCGCCCTCTATCTCTGCAGCGACCTTGCCTCCGGGGTCACCGGCGAGGTCCTCTACGTGGACGCCGGCTACCACGTTCTCGCGCGCTAG
- the dnaB gene encoding replicative DNA helicase, producing MEELARRLPPHNLEAEEAVLGGLLLDNDLVEEVVELVGPEDFYRSAHRKIMRAILELNAQGEPVDLVTLSDALRRRGELQEVGGAAYLAELAERVPSAANVAHYARIVRECSILRGLIHTATEIAAGGYDPGLDVDQFLDQAEQRIFAISERKVRPSFFRLRELMVQSMKTIEQLYERKEAITGVPTGFLDLDRMTAGLQPGDLVVVAGRPSMGKTAFALDVARHAAAEAQVGVAFFSLEMSKEQLVLRLLCSEARMDHSQVRSGRFPASEFPRLALAAGKLAELPIFIDDTPAMNVLELRAKARRLKRTPEARLGLVVVDYLQLMKASPLEGRKEQNREQEIASISRSLKALAKELDVPVLALSQLNRQVEQRSDKRPAVADLRESGAIEQDADVILLLYRPCVYDRNADVHAAEVIVGKQRNGPTGTVPLVFFPEFTRFESAVEEELAYAEAEDV from the coding sequence GTGGAAGAGCTCGCGCGAAGGCTTCCTCCCCACAACCTGGAAGCGGAAGAGGCCGTCCTGGGAGGCCTCCTTCTCGACAACGATCTCGTCGAGGAGGTCGTCGAGCTCGTGGGGCCCGAGGACTTCTACCGCTCGGCTCACCGCAAGATCATGCGGGCGATCCTCGAGCTCAACGCGCAGGGGGAGCCGGTCGACCTCGTGACCCTTTCGGACGCGCTCAGGCGCCGGGGTGAACTCCAGGAGGTCGGAGGTGCGGCGTACCTGGCGGAGCTCGCCGAGCGCGTCCCGAGCGCCGCCAACGTGGCCCACTACGCGAGGATCGTGAGGGAGTGCTCGATCCTGCGCGGCCTCATCCACACGGCCACGGAAATCGCGGCCGGCGGCTACGACCCGGGACTCGACGTGGACCAGTTCCTGGACCAGGCGGAGCAGAGGATCTTCGCCATTTCGGAACGCAAGGTCCGCCCTTCGTTCTTCCGTCTCCGCGAGCTCATGGTCCAGTCCATGAAGACCATCGAGCAACTCTACGAGCGCAAAGAGGCCATCACCGGAGTACCGACGGGTTTTCTCGACCTGGACCGGATGACCGCGGGTTTGCAACCCGGGGACCTGGTCGTCGTGGCCGGAAGGCCCAGCATGGGAAAGACCGCGTTCGCCCTCGACGTGGCGCGGCACGCGGCAGCCGAGGCGCAGGTCGGTGTGGCGTTTTTCTCCCTCGAGATGTCCAAGGAGCAGCTCGTCCTCCGGCTCCTCTGCTCGGAGGCCCGCATGGACCACTCCCAGGTTCGCTCGGGACGGTTCCCCGCGAGCGAGTTCCCGCGCCTGGCCCTCGCGGCCGGAAAGCTCGCCGAGCTCCCGATTTTCATCGACGACACGCCGGCCATGAACGTCCTGGAACTCCGTGCCAAGGCGCGGCGGCTCAAACGTACGCCCGAAGCACGGCTGGGCCTCGTCGTCGTCGACTATCTCCAGCTCATGAAAGCGAGCCCGCTCGAGGGGCGGAAGGAGCAGAACCGCGAGCAGGAAATCGCGAGTATCTCGCGCTCCCTCAAGGCCCTCGCCAAGGAGCTCGACGTGCCCGTGCTCGCCCTCTCGCAGCTCAACCGCCAGGTCGAGCAGCGTTCGGACAAGCGGCCGGCCGTCGCCGACCTCCGCGAGTCCGGTGCGATCGAACAGGACGCGGACGTCATTCTCCTTCTCTACCGGCCCTGCGTCTACGACAGGAACGCCGACGTGCACGCGGCCGAGGTCATCGTCGGCAAGCAGAGAAACGGGCCCACGGGGACGGTTCCACTCGTGTTCTTCCCGGAATTCACGCGCTTCGAGAGCGCCGTCGAGGAAGAGCTGGCCTACGCGGAAGCCGAAGACGTCTAG
- a CDS encoding hypothetical protein (possible pseudo, frameshifted), translating to MCNNAGVAVYGGLEKASHADWEWVLGVNLWGVIHGVEVFVPRLVAQGKGGHIVNTASMAGLVPMQGMGVYVTSKYAVVGLSETLYRDLSAYGIGVTVLCPMLVATRIGQSERNRPPELGSRPGTAPEPVSFVGRVLPPELVARRTLEAIRGGELYVFTHPESREILRRRFARLDRAAQKAAED from the coding sequence GTGTGCAACAACGCCGGCGTCGCCGTCTACGGGGGACTCGAAAAAGCCTCCCATGCCGACTGGGAGTGGGTTCTCGGCGTCAACCTCTGGGGCGTCATCCACGGCGTCGAGGTTTTCGTGCCGCGGCTCGTCGCCCAGGGCAAGGGCGGACACATCGTGAACACCGCCTCGATGGCGGGGCTCGTCCCGATGCAGGGCATGGGAGTGTACGTCACGTCCAAGTACGCCGTCGTCGGGCTTTCGGAGACTCTTTACCGGGACCTCTCGGCTTACGGTATCGGCGTCACGGTCCTCTGCCCGATGCTCGTCGCCACGCGCATCGGCCAGAGCGAGCGCAACCGTCCGCCGGAGCTCGGGAGCCGCCCGGGGACGGCCCCGGAACCCGTTTCTTTCGTCGGGCGCGTGCTCCCTCCGGAACTCGTCGCACGGCGGACCCTCGAAGCCATCCGAGGAGGCGAGCTCTACGTGTTCACGCACCCCGAAAGCAGGGAAATCCTGCGGAGGAGGTTCGCCCGGCTCGACCGGGCCGCGCAAAAGGCGGCCGAGGACTAG